In one window of Chiloscyllium plagiosum isolate BGI_BamShark_2017 chromosome 44, ASM401019v2, whole genome shotgun sequence DNA:
- the LOC122543760 gene encoding uncharacterized protein LOC122543760, with protein sequence MRTAGWVGDHFCADAVSPFSVGGSRVLTPHSPHSQHCSVCGRVTVSSLLTPLTLNIAVSAGGSRALTPHSPHSQHCSVWGRVTLPSLPTHLTLIIAVSRAGSQCPHSPVPSLSTLQCLGQGHSLTPHSPHSQHCSVWRRVTVSSLPTPLTLNIAVSGGGSHDLNPHSPHSQHCSVWGRVTVTSLPIPLTLNIAVSGAGSQCPHSPLPSLSTLQCLGEGQVPSLPTPLTLNVAVSGEGHSVHTPQSPHSQHCSVWGRVTCPHSPLPSLSSLQCLGEGHVPSLPTPLTLNIAVSGAGSQCPHSPFPSLSTLQCLGEGHSALTPHSSNSQHCSVWGRVTVPSLPSLSTLQCLG encoded by the exons ATGCGTACAGCGGGCTGGGTGGGAGATCACTTCTGCGCAGACGCAGTCTCCCCATTCAGTGTTGGAGGGTCACGTGTCctcactccccactcccctcactcTCAACATTGCAGTGTCTGCGGGAGGGTCACAGTGTCCTCACTCCTCACTCCCCTCACTCTCAACATTGCAGTGTCTGCGGGAGGGTCACGTGCCctcactccccactcccctcactcTCAACATTGCAGTGTCTGGGGGAGGGTCACACTGCCCTCACTCCCCACTCACCTCACTCTCATCATTGCAGTGTCTAGGGCAGGGTCACAGTGCCCACACTCCCCAGTCCCCTCACTCTCAACATTGCAGTGTCTAGGGCAGGGTCACAGCCTCACTCCCCATTCCCCTCACTCTCAACATTGCAGTGTCTGGAGGAGGGTCACAGTGTCctcactccccactcccctcactcTCAACATTGCAGTGTCTGGGGGAGGGTCACA TGACCTCAATCCCCACTCCCCTCACTCTCAACATTGCAGTGTCTGGGGCAGGGTCACAGTGACCTCACTCCCCATTCCCCTCACTCTCAACATTGCAGTGTCTGGGGCAGGGTCACAATGTCCAcactccccactcccctcactcTCAACATTGCAGTGTCTGGGGGAGGGTCAAGTGCCctcactccccactcccctcactcTCAACGTTGCAGTGTCTGGGGAGGGTCACAGTGTCCACACTCCCCAGTCCCCTCACTCTCAACATTGCAGTGTCTGGGGGAGGGTCACGTGCCctcactccccactcccctcactGTCATCATTGCAGTGTCTGGGGGAGGGTCACGTGCCctcactccccactcccctcactcTCAACATTGCAGTGTCTGGGGCAGGATCACAGTGCCCCCACTCCCCATTCCCCTCACTCTCAACATTGCAGTGTCTGGGGGAGGGTCACAGTGCCCTCACTCCCCACTCCTCTAACTCTCAACATTGCAGTGTCTGGGGGAGGGTCACAGTGCCCTCACTCCCCTCACTCTCAACATTGCAGTGTCTGGGGTAG